A section of the Mycolicibacterium anyangense genome encodes:
- the mptB gene encoding polyprenol phosphomannose-dependent alpha 1,6 mannosyltransferase MptB, which yields MAARQHSLSTSIARLHGDERTVAPPLNAAEARSMRRTRLFGATGTVLMGIGALGAGARPVVQDPTFGVRLLNLPSRIQTVSLTMTTTGAVMMALAWLMLGRFTLGPRRMSRSQLDHTLLLWMVPLLIAPPMYSKDVYSYLAQSQIARIGLNPYKVGPAPGLGLDHVFTLSVPSLWRETPAPYGPLFLWIGRGISALTGENIVAAVLSHRLVVLFGVSLIVWAVPRLARRCGVAEVNALWLGAANPLLLMHLVAGIHNEALMLGLMLIGTEFALRGIDSVRPLLPRPVHWPHGRDQWATWVPATMLVLGAVLITMSSQVKLPGLLALGFVAMALGHRWGGTVKAFLLASTFMMGISLVVMAVIGWASGLGFGWIFTLGTANVVRSWMSPPTLLALGTGQVGILLGLGDHTTAVLSLTRAMGVLIITITVTWLLLAVLRGRLHPVGGLGVALGATVLLFPVVQPWYLLWAVIPLAAWATRPGFRIATIAVTLIVGIFGPTANGDRFALFQIVDATVASTVIVLLLIALTINRLPWRTVPGTTETFSGQEPDPPVSDPPNQPPTPRSAPDAYAETP from the coding sequence GTGGCAGCCCGCCAACACTCCCTGAGCACCTCGATCGCCCGACTGCACGGCGACGAACGGACTGTTGCGCCGCCACTCAACGCCGCCGAAGCACGGTCGATGCGCCGCACCCGGCTGTTCGGCGCCACCGGAACGGTGCTGATGGGCATCGGTGCGCTCGGCGCTGGCGCGCGACCGGTCGTACAGGACCCCACCTTCGGTGTCCGACTGCTCAACCTGCCCTCGCGGATCCAGACGGTGTCGCTGACCATGACCACCACGGGTGCGGTGATGATGGCCCTGGCCTGGTTGATGCTCGGCCGCTTCACCCTGGGGCCCAGGCGGATGTCGCGAAGCCAGCTCGACCACACCCTGTTGCTGTGGATGGTGCCGCTGCTCATCGCGCCGCCGATGTACTCCAAGGACGTGTACTCGTATCTGGCGCAGAGCCAGATCGCCCGGATCGGGCTCAACCCGTACAAGGTGGGGCCCGCCCCGGGCCTTGGCCTCGACCACGTCTTCACCTTGTCGGTGCCCAGCCTGTGGCGCGAGACGCCGGCGCCGTACGGACCGCTGTTCCTGTGGATCGGGCGGGGTATCTCCGCGCTCACCGGAGAGAACATCGTGGCCGCCGTGCTCAGCCACCGGCTGGTGGTGTTGTTCGGGGTCAGCCTCATCGTCTGGGCGGTACCGCGGCTGGCCCGCCGCTGCGGCGTCGCCGAGGTCAACGCGCTATGGCTCGGCGCCGCCAACCCCCTACTGCTGATGCACCTGGTCGCCGGCATCCACAACGAGGCGCTGATGCTCGGCCTGATGCTGATCGGCACGGAGTTCGCGTTGCGCGGCATCGACTCGGTCCGGCCGCTGCTGCCCCGGCCGGTGCACTGGCCGCACGGGCGGGACCAGTGGGCGACCTGGGTTCCGGCCACCATGCTGGTGCTCGGCGCCGTCTTGATCACGATGTCGTCGCAGGTCAAACTGCCGGGCCTGCTGGCGCTCGGGTTCGTGGCGATGGCCCTGGGTCATCGCTGGGGCGGCACCGTCAAGGCGTTCCTGCTCGCCAGCACCTTCATGATGGGCATCTCGCTGGTCGTGATGGCCGTCATCGGCTGGGCCAGCGGTCTGGGCTTCGGCTGGATCTTCACCCTGGGCACCGCGAACGTGGTGCGCAGCTGGATGTCGCCCCCCACGCTGCTGGCGCTGGGCACGGGCCAGGTGGGCATCCTGCTCGGTCTGGGCGACCACACCACCGCGGTGCTGTCGCTGACCCGCGCCATGGGTGTGTTGATCATCACCATCACCGTGACGTGGCTGCTGCTGGCCGTCCTGCGCGGGCGTCTGCATCCGGTAGGCGGGCTGGGCGTGGCTCTCGGCGCGACGGTGCTGCTGTTCCCGGTCGTGCAGCCGTGGTACCTGCTCTGGGCGGTCATCCCACTGGCGGCGTGGGCCACCCGACCGGGTTTCCGCATTGCCACCATCGCCGTGACCTTGATCGTCGGCATTTTCGGGCCCACCGCCAACGGCGACCGGTTCGCCTTGTTCCAGATCGTCGACGCCACCGTCGCGAGCACCGTCATCGTGCTTCTCCTGATCGCGCTGACCATCAATCGGCTGCCTTGGCGGACCGTGCCGGGCACCACCGAAACGTTCAGCGGCCAGGAGCCCGATCCCCCGGTCTCCGACCCGCCGAACCAACCGCCCACGCCGCGCTCCGCGCCGGACGCCTACGCTGAGACCCCGTGA